GTTTGTCGCGCTCTTTAAGTACTTTAGATGTTGGAAGAATCTCGCCATTCACAAACACAAATCCTTCTCCGATGAGTGGCAAAAATAAATGGGAGAGGGGAGCCAAATCTCCGGATGCACCTACTGAACCTTGTTCAGGGACTACGGGTATGATTTCTTCATCAATATGCCAGAGCATGCGCTCTAGAATCTCATAAGAAATTCCAGAATATCCCTGACTGAGTGAATGTATTTTCAGAATCAACATCAACTTGGAAATATCTGGCGATACCATATCTCCAACACCTACACTGTGGCTGATCAATAAATTCCTTTGTAGTTTTTCAGTGGCTTCAGTGGCAATTTTTGTGTTGCACAATGGGCCAAAACCTGTATTTATGCCATAAACTGCCTTTTGCGATTTGGCAATTTGTAATACCTCATTGTGAGAACTTTCAATTTTTTCTATCACCTCAGGGGTTAAACCTGCCTCAAGCGATCTGTTTAATATCGCGAGTGCTTTACTTGTGCTTAACCGATCAATTCCGTATTTGAACATACTCTGTATTCATTTTATTCAAATTTACTGGGACTTTTAATATTCAACAAGATCATTTAATTTAGCTATTAATAACTATGAGTTATCAATTAGAACTTAGACACCTACATTATTTCTCCATTTTGGCGGAGGAGCTGCACTTTAAAAAAGCCGCAGATAGGCTCTATATTTCCCAACCCGGATTGAGCAAGCAGATTAAACATTTAGAAGATACGCTGGGTATTTTGTTGTTGGAGCGAACAAACCGAAAAGTAAAACTCACACCTGCTGGCGAGTATCTGGCAAAAGAGTTAAAACTGGTAATTCAACATTTAGATACCACTTTAGACCATACCAAGCTGATACATTCTGGTTTGAAGGGAAATTTAAAAATTGGTTATATCGGTTCGGCGATGCAAAATATTATTCCCGAATTGCTAAAGCATATTAGTGAAAGATATCCTGAAATTCGATTTGATCTCACAGAGATGAATAACAATACACAAATTGAAGAATTACTCCATCATAAAATTGATTTAGGTTTTGTTCGGGTTGATAGAGTGCCAAGACCTTTGAAAACACAACCAGTTTTTGAAGATACCTTCTCAGTCGTCTTACCGAAAAATCATCCAGTAACTCAGGAGAATTTTACTGATCTTACCATTTTTAAAGATGAGAAGTTTATTCTTTTTGAGTCATCGTACAGCCAGTTTTATTACGAAAAGGTGATGCAGCTTTTTCATGATGCAGGCTTTAATCCACAAGTATCACATCATACCATTCATGCTGGTTCTATTTACCGATTGGTAGAAAATGGTTTCGGTATTTCCATTGTGCCTACAACTTTGCAGTTAGGTTATAATATGGAAGTGAAGTTTATTGAGCTAAAAGATATTGTGCAGAGAACGACGCTGGCAGCCGTTTGGAATGATGAAAATAGAAATCCGGTAATGGAGAATGTGCAGAAGATAATTAATGAGATGGGGATTTAGAGGAAACAGTAAACCTTATTTAGGAATAAGATTTACTGTTTTTGTAGATTAATATTCAGTTACTTTCATGATAGCAGCATAAATATTTGGATCCATTTCAAGTGATTTGAAAGGCGTTTCCATTTTTAGTTGATCCCATTTTTTTGTAGGTTTAATCCAGTATTCTTTTCCATCTAACATCACTCTTACTGGCATATCGAAACCTTCTACACCATTATTCCATCTGAAAAAGAATGCACCATCTTTCTGATAATATTCTAATATAGGAACTTTGGTATCTCTTAAATACTGATCGAAGAATGGCTTTAATTCCATTCCAGCTTCTTTGGCAATGTATCCTTCGATTTGCTCGGTAGTTACCGTTTGGTGATAAAAAGTCTTGTTCAATCCTCTCAAAATTGATCTCCATTTTTCATCATCGTTAATAATGGTTCTAAGGGTGTTGAGCATGTTTCCACCTTTTACATACATATCACCACTACCAGAATTGTTTACATTGTAATCTCCAATAATCGGTTTGTCGTTCTGTATGCCTCTTCTGTTACCTCTCACATAAGACTGACCAGCTTCTTTTCCATAGAAATACTCTAAAAACAAACTTTCAGAATAGTTGGTAAAGCTCTCGTGAATCCACATGTCTGCTACATCTTTATAGGTAATATTATTGGCAAACCATTCGTGACCAGACTCATGGATAATGATAAAATCGAATTTCATTCCCAGACCAGTACCACTTCCGTCTCTACCTCTGTATCCATTGGCATAGCCATTCCCGTAAGTAACAGCACTTTGGTGTTCCATACCAGTACTCGGTACTTCTATAAGCTTGTAACTATCTTCATAAAATGGATAAGGGCCGAACCAATATTCGAAGGCTTCCATCATACGAACTGCATCTTTAAATTGAGTTTTCGCTTTCTTGAGGTTATAAGGGAGTACATAATAATCCATATCTAAATCTCCTTTTTCACCTTTGTACACCTCAGAGAAGTTTTTGTAATTAGCAATATTGAGACTGATTACATAATTACTTATCGGGTTTGATACAAACCAATGGAATGTTTTTGTCCCATCTTTTAACTTATCAACTTTTCTCAATCTACCATTCGAAACATCCATTAAACCCTTTGGCACATTTACGCTCATCAACACGCTGTCGGGTTCGTCGTACATGTGGTCTTTGTTAGGCCACCAAATACTCGCACCAATTCCTTGGCAATTTGTATGAATAAAAAGGTTACCATCTTCGTCTTTATCCCAAGAAATACCACCATCCCAAGGAGGGCGAATCGCCACTTTTGGCTGACCACCATAAAACACCTTTACACTGTTAATGTCACCTTTAATTTGCTTCTCTTTTAAAGTTACAAAGTGTGCATTACCCTCATGTTTTATTTCTAATTCATTCCCTTTATCGTCTTCTACCTTTTTGATTACCAGTGGTTTTTGCAAATCGATCTGCATCACTTGGTAAGGTTTTAACACTTCGTATTTTATGGTAACACTACCGTTTACAGAACTATCTGCTGGTGTAACTTTAATATCGAGGTGATAAAATTTTAAATCCCACCAAACTCTTTCTGGCGTAATTGAGCCCCTCAGGGTATCTTGTCGCGTATATTCTTGTCCAAAAGAGTAAATGCTTATCAGAGAAAGCATTACAATGAAGAGTATTTTTTTCATTTAAGTTAGTTTATGTTTTATCTAATCCAAATCAATTTCACTAAGCTAATAATTAGAATTGAAGTGATAAGTGTACAAAGTACATTTTATTTTGGGAGGATTGATGCAAAATCAAAATCGTATTTAATCTGGGTAATATGTTTGAGGTTGGGTTAGTGGTAGAGCTTACAACAATTTATTCAGAATATTACTTAACTCTGTATGGATATCACCATCATAACCGACTTTATAATAGCGAACTTTTTCTTTTTTATCGAGAATTAAGTTGGTGGGAAATGATTTAACCCCAAGTTTTTGAGTTGTTTCTTTAGGTACTGTTTTATTACTTGGGATCAAGTTTGGAACTACAAAATACCCTAATTCCTTGTTTATTTTCCCATTGTTATCAATTTGAAAGAATTTTTTTCTTTTATGTAAGTCACTCCTAATGAAGAAAGTATAGGATCATTTGGGGACAGATCCATCACTTTCTTTTCTTTTTCATATTTTGAATTTTGTCACCTTTCCTAATAGGTTTTTTGTATCTCTCTTTTAACTGTTGTTTGTAGCTTTTCCTTTCAACTTTTTCTTTACTGTTTTTGGCAGATTTTTCATGGAAAGATGGACCAACATCTAGCGCTCTCTTTTTATGTTGAATCTCATTGACTTCTTTTGGTTTGTCTTTCTCTTCTGGAGTTAATTGATGGGAAACTTCTACTACTTCAGGAAATTCCTTTAGAGGAATAGTATATTTCATTAAGTTTTCGATGGCTTCTTTTAGCGGTTCTTCTTTTTCTGCATAAAAAAGAATCGATCTCCCTTGCTCACCAGCTCTACCAGTTCGACCTATTCGGTGAATGTAGTTTTCAGGATAGAATGGAGTATCAAAACTAATAACAGTACTGATCTTTTCTATATCAATTCCACGGGCAATTACATCGGTTGCTATCAGAATTCTACTTGTACCATTTTCAAAATTCTCAATAGAGTTTGTACGATGATTTTGTTCTTTACTAGAGTGAATTACAGAAACCTCAGAACCAAAATCTAATGTTTCAGCTAATCTATCTGCATTTACTTTAGTGGCAACAAAAATTAAAACCTTACTATATTCATTTTTATCAGCCAACAAATAATTGAGCAAGTTGGCTTTGGTATAAAAATTAGGAACGGCAAAGCATTCCTGACTTATCGTTTCAAGAGGAGTACCACTAATAGAGATTGTTTTCTTAATAGGGTTTATCAAAAAATCATCAATCAACTCATCTACATATGTAGTCATAGTTGCAGAAAAGAGGATATTTTGTCTCTTAGTTGGTAGAAGTTCGAATATATTTTTTAACTGAGTCTTATAACCAAAGTCCAGCATAATATCGACTTCGTCAATTATCAATTTTTTAATAGATTTTAGCCTCAACGTATTAGAAAGTGTAAGGTCATATAATCTTCTGGGAGTACCAACAATTATATCAACACCCTCTGCAACGGCCTTTTTTTGGGAGGTTATATTACTACTTCCACCATATACGCCTACCACCCTTACACTGATATAAGGTGTTAGCTTTTCTACTTGTTCTACTATTTGAATAACAAGCTCTCTGGTTGGCGCTAAAATTAATACCCTAGGATTAGGTTGGTCCGAATATTTTAAATCTTGTAATATTGGTAACAGATAAGCGATTGTTTTTCCGGTTCCTGTTTGGGCAATTCCCACAAAATCAGAGCCACTAAGTATAGTAGAATATGACTCTTGCTGAATTGGAGTTGGTGTTTCAAACCTTAAATCGGCAATAGCATTTAATAATTGTTTTTTTATATTGAAGTCTTCGAACTTATTCATGTTGCAAAGTAACCAAGAAAAAACTTCTCTTAAGTGCATTTATACTAAATATATTTGAACAGGCTTATACTTATCAACTTAGTAAAATATAAGAGATATCTGTTTTTGTATTACATGGAGAAGAATGGTCTATTTAAAATACAATTTTTAATCATAAAGAAAGTAAAAAAAAATAGCCTGTAAGAAGAGTAGCTTAGCTCTAAATTATTTTAATCTATTTTAAGTGATGTAGAATTTTACTTAAAATAAAAGCTCAACTAAACAGAATGAGAAGTTTCTTTAATTTTTCTATGAAATAAAAAAATTATATCTTACTGGCTTATATACTATAAAAAGACAATATGGGGCGGCTATTTTACAAGTTGAATGATCAATTTTTTATTACATATCCTAATTCAAAAGAACCAAAGTATTTACTCAAATTCTATAGTGGGATTTACAAATTAGGACTGATTAACTTGAATTAAAATAGATGACTGCTCTCTCTTATTACCTTTTATATCCTATAATTCTTTTAGTTTCTTATAGTCCATTTTGGTGCTTGTATAGGGTATCCGACTTCTTTTATTTGCTTATTTACTATGTAATCGGTTATAGAAAAAAGGTTGTAGTTAGCAATCTTAAAAATTCCTTTCCCGAAAGATCTGATGAAGAAATAGAAAAAATTAGTAAGCAATATTACAAATATCTTTGTGACCTGATGTTGGAATCTATAAAAACGGTGACTTGGAATGAAAAAGCAGTAAAAAGCAGGGTAAAGATGAAGCATGTTGAAATGCTTGATGAATTACATAGCCAAGGTAAAAGTTTGGTAGTTGTAATGGGTCATTTAGGCAACTGGGAATGGGCAGGGCCTTGTTTTTCTCTTCATTGTAAGCATCAATTATTTGTAGTTTATCGTCCACTATCCAATCCTTATTTTGAAAAAATGTTTTGTCGCTCACGCACAAAGTTCAATACCCAAATAATTCCTAAAAAGAACACACTTAGGACTATGATTGCTAATAAAAAGACGATAAGTGCTACGGCACTTATTGCAGATCAAGCTCCCAGTCCTATAAAATCGGCAATATGGATGGATTTCTTAAATCAAGATACGCCTGTTTATAATGGCCCAGAAAAAATAGCTAAAATGCTTGATTATACTGTAGTATATATGAATGTGAAACGTGTGAAGCGAGGTTATTATGAGGTCTATCCTACAGTATTATTCGACCAGCCAAAAGAGGCAGCAGAAAACGAAATAACTTTTGCTTTTAATAAAATACTTGAAGATGATATTAAAGACATACCTAGCACTTGGCTATGGTCTCACAAGCGTTGGAAACATAAAAGACCTACTACAGTTTAAAATTATGATTTACACCACAATTATTTAATTACATGACAATAAATAACAATGTATCTGAACCCAACAGGCTACGAACGGGTAAAGAGTTAATCTTAGCTAGTAAAGAATATGCAAATGAAATTCCTGAAAGAAGTTGGTATTGTACTTTAAGTACATTGTTGTTTTTAATTTTGGCCTTTGCCGGCACTTATATTAATTTTCATTGGACATTAACCTTAGGGTTTAGTCTATTAAGCGCATTATTAATAGTTAGGTTTTTTGTGATTTTCCACGACTATCAACATGGGGCAATTCTAAGGAAATCTAAGCTAGCAAAAATAATAATGACCATATTTGGTGTTTTTGTAATGTCGCCAGCAAGCATTTGGAAGCGGACACATGACCACCACCACCATCATAACTCAAAACTATCTAATAATGGAGTAGGCTCATACCCGCTACTTTGCAAAGAAAAATATTTGAAGTTAACACAATCAGAAAGGTATATATATCTGGCAAAGCGACATCCCTTAACAATCTTTTTTGGCTATTTCACTTTATTCATTTTTGATTTTAATATTAAACCTATTTTCAAGAGTTTTTCTAATCATTGGGACTCATTAGTCGCTTTGTTGTTTCACTTTACAGTTGCTTGGCTCATTTATAGTTATGCTGGAATGCATGGCTTAATTTTTAGCTGGATATTGCCATTTTTTATTGCTCATGGTTTTGGCGCTTATCTCTTTTATGCACAGCATAATTTCCCTGAAGCAAGCTTTGAGCAAAATATGGATTGGAGTTACAGTAATGCCGCACTCAATTCTACTAGTTATTTAGTGATGGGAACAACCATGAATTGGTTTACTGGAAATATTGGCTATCACCATGTGCATCATATTAATCACCGTATTCCTTTTTACAGGCTTAAAGAAGCCATGAAGGGAATGCCAGAGTTACAAAACCCCAAAACCACCACTTTACATCCAAGAGATATAATCAATTGCTTAAAATTAAAAGTTTGGGATTCTGAAAAAAAACAAATGGTAACTTCAGTATAAATAGTAATTCTATTACCTAATTTTTAATGTAAAACAGGCAGTTTATGTCATCTCATTTTAGGTAATTTTTTTTATTAAAGGTTTTATTATTTACATTTAGCTAACACTTAACAAAGCATGAAACAATTTATGCAAATATGATAAAAAGGTAAATATGAAAATCCGTAGTACTTTCAATCCACAAATAGATAGTACTGCTTTGAAAGAGAGAGCTGACGATATCTTTGACTTTAATAAGTTAGAAGATAAACAAATTTGGGCGGCTTTTAAAAATGGAAATGACAAAGCACTATCGTACATTTACAAAGTAAATATTGAGCCGCTCTATGCCTTCGGACATCAATATTTAAGAGATAGTGATAAGATTAAAGATTATATAAACGATTTGTTTTTATACCTCAAAGAAAAAAGGACAAACCTCAGCGATGTTATCTCTATAAAATCTTACTTGTATAGGTCGCTTTATAGATTAATTATGGAGAAGTCTAGAAAAAAAGAACTACTTTTTTTTAGTAATGATTTGTATTCAGATGGCTTCAAAATTAAAATAAATGCTGAAACTACCTTGATAAAAGAGGAGCTCATTAGAGAAAGGATACATCTAATGAATGTGGGGTTAAATAAACTTTCTACAAAAAAGCGACAAGCAATTATACATTATTATATTGATGGCATGTCTCACGAAGAAGTCGCATACATTATGGGACTAAACAGTAAGGATACTGCAAGAAAACTCATTTATAGAGGTATAGAATCTCTAAAAGAGAAAATCGCATCCAAATTAAAATACCTGCTTTGGCCATTGGTATTACTATGTTTAATTGGCTAATTAAAAAAAAATCTATCCCTTTAAATTTTTTTGAACAAAAATGTCCCAACTTCTAAAAGTTGCCCTCTTGTTATATAGAAGGTTAAAAACTTCTTTTAAACATTTGAGGTGAGTTATCTCAATTAAAATTAGATTAAGCAGATAATGAATTTTCGGGAATATACTGTAGAAGATTTTATCAAAGACGAATATTTCGTTGAATGGGTAAAACATGATAATGAAGAAGCAGGCGAATTTTGGATGGAATGGACCAGAAATAATCCTGATAAGCAAAATGATGTTTTACAAGCTAAGTATATAATTCAACACATGAGAGTGGAGAATTATCCGAAAATAAGTGAAGAAGATGCTTCGGAATTACATGACAGAATATTTAACCCAACATTAAAAAAACATCAATACATACCACCTAAAAAGAGTTTTTCTTTCCATTATAAAAAAATTGCAGCCGTACTAATACCATTGGCAATTGGGCTAGTAGCATGGTTATTTTATGCTCAAAAACAGCATTTTGATAATGCTCAGTCTATAGCCGAAACTGAATTAATTAATAAAGAAGTTACTTACGGGCACAAACTCACATTAGCACTAAGTGACGGTACTAAAATTAAATTGAACTCGGGCAGTACACTCAAATTTCCAAAGCAGTTTACTGGCGATACCAGAAAAGTATACCTCACTGGCGAAGGTTTTTTTGAGGTTGCCGAGAATCCTAAAAAGCCATTTATTGTAGTCACTAATAATATTGAAGCAAAAGTATTAGGAACTTCATTTAATATAAGGGCTTACGAACAGCTAGAGGTAGCACTTGTAACAGGTAAATTACAGGTGAATGATCACATTGGAAATTCTATAGTTATAAAACCAGATGAACGTGTGATTTACCAAAAAGAAGGAAACTTTGTTAAAGATAAATTTAATAAAGATGAGGTACTTGCTTGGAAAAACGGAACCCTCAGTTTTAAGCAAGCTCAATTAAAGGATATACTGAAAGAATTGGAAAGGTGGTACGATGTATCTTTTATTAAAGATGAATTATGGGAACCAAAATATCTATTTACAGGAGAATTTGATAATGAGTCTTTAGATAATGTATTGATAGGTTTAAACATCTCCTACAATTTT
This genomic window from Chondrinema litorale contains:
- a CDS encoding LysR family transcriptional regulator, whose translation is MSYQLELRHLHYFSILAEELHFKKAADRLYISQPGLSKQIKHLEDTLGILLLERTNRKVKLTPAGEYLAKELKLVIQHLDTTLDHTKLIHSGLKGNLKIGYIGSAMQNIIPELLKHISERYPEIRFDLTEMNNNTQIEELLHHKIDLGFVRVDRVPRPLKTQPVFEDTFSVVLPKNHPVTQENFTDLTIFKDEKFILFESSYSQFYYEKVMQLFHDAGFNPQVSHHTIHAGSIYRLVENGFGISIVPTTLQLGYNMEVKFIELKDIVQRTTLAAVWNDENRNPVMENVQKIINEMGI
- a CDS encoding M1 family metallopeptidase; amino-acid sequence: MKKILFIVMLSLISIYSFGQEYTRQDTLRGSITPERVWWDLKFYHLDIKVTPADSSVNGSVTIKYEVLKPYQVMQIDLQKPLVIKKVEDDKGNELEIKHEGNAHFVTLKEKQIKGDINSVKVFYGGQPKVAIRPPWDGGISWDKDEDGNLFIHTNCQGIGASIWWPNKDHMYDEPDSVLMSVNVPKGLMDVSNGRLRKVDKLKDGTKTFHWFVSNPISNYVISLNIANYKNFSEVYKGEKGDLDMDYYVLPYNLKKAKTQFKDAVRMMEAFEYWFGPYPFYEDSYKLIEVPSTGMEHQSAVTYGNGYANGYRGRDGSGTGLGMKFDFIIIHESGHEWFANNITYKDVADMWIHESFTNYSESLFLEYFYGKEAGQSYVRGNRRGIQNDKPIIGDYNVNNSGSGDMYVKGGNMLNTLRTIINDDEKWRSILRGLNKTFYHQTVTTEQIEGYIAKEAGMELKPFFDQYLRDTKVPILEYYQKDGAFFFRWNNGVEGFDMPVRVMLDGKEYWIKPTKKWDQLKMETPFKSLEMDPNIYAAIMKVTEY
- a CDS encoding DEAD/DEAH box helicase; protein product: MNKFEDFNIKKQLLNAIADLRFETPTPIQQESYSTILSGSDFVGIAQTGTGKTIAYLLPILQDLKYSDQPNPRVLILAPTRELVIQIVEQVEKLTPYISVRVVGVYGGSSNITSQKKAVAEGVDIIVGTPRRLYDLTLSNTLRLKSIKKLIIDEVDIMLDFGYKTQLKNIFELLPTKRQNILFSATMTTYVDELIDDFLINPIKKTISISGTPLETISQECFAVPNFYTKANLLNYLLADKNEYSKVLIFVATKVNADRLAETLDFGSEVSVIHSSKEQNHRTNSIENFENGTSRILIATDVIARGIDIEKISTVISFDTPFYPENYIHRIGRTGRAGEQGRSILFYAEKEEPLKEAIENLMKYTIPLKEFPEVVEVSHQLTPEEKDKPKEVNEIQHKKRALDVGPSFHEKSAKNSKEKVERKSYKQQLKERYKKPIRKGDKIQNMKKKRK
- a CDS encoding lysophospholipid acyltransferase family protein; this translates as MTALSYYLLYPIILLVSYSPFWCLYRVSDFFYLLIYYVIGYRKKVVVSNLKNSFPERSDEEIEKISKQYYKYLCDLMLESIKTVTWNEKAVKSRVKMKHVEMLDELHSQGKSLVVVMGHLGNWEWAGPCFSLHCKHQLFVVYRPLSNPYFEKMFCRSRTKFNTQIIPKKNTLRTMIANKKTISATALIADQAPSPIKSAIWMDFLNQDTPVYNGPEKIAKMLDYTVVYMNVKRVKRGYYEVYPTVLFDQPKEAAENEITFAFNKILEDDIKDIPSTWLWSHKRWKHKRPTTV
- a CDS encoding fatty acid desaturase family protein, whose product is MTINNNVSEPNRLRTGKELILASKEYANEIPERSWYCTLSTLLFLILAFAGTYINFHWTLTLGFSLLSALLIVRFFVIFHDYQHGAILRKSKLAKIIMTIFGVFVMSPASIWKRTHDHHHHHNSKLSNNGVGSYPLLCKEKYLKLTQSERYIYLAKRHPLTIFFGYFTLFIFDFNIKPIFKSFSNHWDSLVALLFHFTVAWLIYSYAGMHGLIFSWILPFFIAHGFGAYLFYAQHNFPEASFEQNMDWSYSNAALNSTSYLVMGTTMNWFTGNIGYHHVHHINHRIPFYRLKEAMKGMPELQNPKTTTLHPRDIINCLKLKVWDSEKKQMVTSV
- a CDS encoding RNA polymerase sigma factor, whose protein sequence is MKIRSTFNPQIDSTALKERADDIFDFNKLEDKQIWAAFKNGNDKALSYIYKVNIEPLYAFGHQYLRDSDKIKDYINDLFLYLKEKRTNLSDVISIKSYLYRSLYRLIMEKSRKKELLFFSNDLYSDGFKIKINAETTLIKEELIRERIHLMNVGLNKLSTKKRQAIIHYYIDGMSHEEVAYIMGLNSKDTARKLIYRGIESLKEKIASKLKYLLWPLVLLCLIG
- a CDS encoding FecR family protein is translated as MNFREYTVEDFIKDEYFVEWVKHDNEEAGEFWMEWTRNNPDKQNDVLQAKYIIQHMRVENYPKISEEDASELHDRIFNPTLKKHQYIPPKKSFSFHYKKIAAVLIPLAIGLVAWLFYAQKQHFDNAQSIAETELINKEVTYGHKLTLALSDGTKIKLNSGSTLKFPKQFTGDTRKVYLTGEGFFEVAENPKKPFIVVTNNIEAKVLGTSFNIRAYEQLEVALVTGKLQVNDHIGNSIVIKPDERVIYQKEGNFVKDKFNKDEVLAWKNGTLSFKQAQLKDILKELERWYDVSFIKDELWEPKYLFTGEFDNESLDNVLIGLNISYNFDFKIEGKKVTLIKK